From Stenotrophomonas maltophilia, a single genomic window includes:
- a CDS encoding NADP-dependent isocitrate dehydrogenase — MSKILYTLTDEAPFLATQSLLPIVDAYTATAGIVVETRDISLSGRILSQFPELLSDAQKVSDDLAELGQLATTPDANIIKLPNISASVPQLKAAIKELQDQGYPLPDYPETPADDQQRDYKARYDKVKGSAVNPVLREGNSDRRAPLSVKNYARKHPHRMGAWAADSKSHVAHMAAGDFYGSEKSATLANAGSLKITFHGKDGSAVVLKEKTAVKAGEIVDAAVMSRKALAAFIGEQIADAKAQGVLFSLHLKATMMKVSDPIMFGVAVNEFYKDVLAKHADVLKQAGFDANNGIGDLAARLPSLPEATRAAIEADLAAEYAQRPGVAMVNSDKGITNLHVPSDVIVDASMPAMIRDSGKMWNAEGKLQDTKALIPDRCYAGVYQAVIDDCKAHGAFDPATMGSVPNVGLMAQKAEEYGSHDKTFQIAADGVVKVTDDAGNVVFEHAVEAGDIWRMCQTKDAPIQDWVKLAVERARLSSTPAVFWLDAARAHDAQVIAKVETYLKNHDTAGLDIRILPPVEATAFSLDRIRKGEDTISVTGNVLRDYLTDLFPIMELGTSAKMLSIVPLMAGGGLFETGAGGSAPKHVQQFVEEDYLRWDSLGEFLALAASLEHLGNRYDNAAARVLAKALDEANGQFLDNDKSPSRKLGGIDNRGSHFYIALYWAQALAAQNEDAALKARFAPLAKALTDNEQKIVDELIAVQGKAVDIGGYYRPDVAKASKAMRPSATFNAALEQLRG; from the coding sequence ATGTCCAAGATCCTCTACACGCTGACCGACGAAGCCCCGTTCCTGGCCACCCAGTCGCTGCTGCCGATCGTCGATGCCTACACCGCCACTGCCGGCATCGTGGTCGAAACCCGTGACATCTCGCTGTCCGGTCGCATCCTGTCGCAGTTCCCGGAACTGCTGTCCGATGCACAGAAGGTCAGTGACGACCTGGCCGAACTGGGCCAGCTGGCGACCACCCCGGACGCCAACATCATCAAGCTGCCGAACATTTCGGCGTCGGTGCCGCAGCTGAAGGCGGCCATCAAGGAACTGCAGGACCAGGGCTATCCGCTGCCGGACTACCCGGAAACCCCGGCCGACGACCAGCAGCGCGACTACAAGGCGCGCTATGACAAGGTCAAGGGCAGCGCGGTGAACCCGGTGCTGCGAGAAGGCAACTCCGACCGCCGCGCACCGCTGTCGGTGAAGAACTACGCGCGCAAGCATCCGCACCGCATGGGCGCCTGGGCCGCCGATTCGAAGTCGCACGTCGCGCACATGGCTGCCGGTGACTTCTACGGCAGCGAGAAGTCGGCCACCCTGGCCAACGCCGGTTCGCTGAAGATCACCTTCCACGGCAAGGACGGCAGCGCCGTCGTGCTGAAGGAAAAGACCGCGGTCAAGGCCGGCGAGATCGTCGATGCCGCGGTGATGAGCCGCAAGGCGCTGGCCGCGTTCATCGGCGAGCAGATCGCCGATGCCAAGGCCCAGGGCGTGCTGTTCTCGCTGCACCTGAAGGCGACCATGATGAAGGTCTCCGACCCGATCATGTTCGGCGTGGCGGTCAACGAGTTCTACAAGGACGTGTTGGCCAAGCACGCCGACGTGCTGAAGCAGGCCGGTTTCGATGCCAACAACGGCATCGGTGACCTGGCCGCGCGCCTGCCGTCGCTGCCGGAAGCCACCCGTGCCGCGATCGAAGCCGACCTGGCCGCCGAGTACGCACAGCGTCCGGGCGTGGCCATGGTCAACTCGGACAAGGGCATCACCAACCTGCACGTGCCGAGCGACGTGATCGTCGACGCCTCGATGCCGGCGATGATCCGCGACTCCGGCAAGATGTGGAATGCCGAAGGCAAGCTGCAGGACACCAAGGCGCTCATTCCGGACCGCTGCTACGCCGGCGTGTACCAGGCCGTCATCGACGACTGCAAGGCGCACGGTGCCTTCGACCCGGCCACCATGGGCTCGGTGCCGAACGTCGGCCTGATGGCACAGAAGGCCGAAGAGTACGGCTCGCACGACAAGACCTTCCAGATCGCCGCCGATGGCGTGGTCAAGGTCACCGACGACGCCGGCAACGTGGTGTTCGAGCACGCCGTGGAAGCCGGTGACATCTGGCGCATGTGCCAGACCAAGGATGCGCCGATCCAGGACTGGGTGAAGCTGGCCGTCGAACGTGCTCGCCTGAGCAGCACCCCGGCCGTGTTCTGGCTGGACGCTGCCCGTGCCCACGATGCGCAGGTCATCGCCAAGGTCGAAACCTATCTGAAGAACCACGACACCGCCGGCCTGGACATCCGCATCCTGCCGCCGGTGGAAGCCACCGCGTTCTCGCTGGACCGCATCCGCAAGGGTGAGGACACCATCTCGGTGACCGGCAACGTGCTGCGCGACTACCTGACCGACCTGTTCCCTATCATGGAGCTGGGCACCAGCGCCAAGATGCTGTCGATCGTGCCGCTGATGGCCGGTGGCGGCCTGTTCGAGACCGGCGCCGGCGGCTCGGCCCCGAAGCACGTACAGCAGTTCGTCGAAGAGGACTACCTGCGCTGGGATTCGCTGGGTGAATTCCTGGCGCTGGCCGCGTCGCTGGAACACCTGGGCAACCGTTACGACAACGCCGCCGCCCGCGTGCTGGCCAAGGCCCTGGACGAGGCCAACGGCCAGTTCCTGGACAACGACAAGTCGCCGTCGCGCAAGCTGGGTGGCATCGACAATCGCGGCAGCCACTTCTACATCGCGCTGTACTGGGCCCAGGCCCTGGCCGCGCAGAATGAAGATGCCGCGCTGAAGGCACGCTTCGCCCCGCTGGCCAAGGCGCTGACCGACAACGAGCAGAAGATCGTCGACGAGCTGATCGCCGTGCAGGGCAAGGCCGTGGATATCGGCGGCTACTACCGCCCGGACGTGGCCAAGGCCAGCAAGGCGATGCGCCCGAGCGCGACCTTCAATGCCGCACTGGAGCAGCTGCGCGGCTGA
- a CDS encoding LysM peptidoglycan-binding domain-containing protein — MSTEKKADFSGVSASVDSTAEQVPKADFSGVSASVDSTAEVVSGGTYTVQKGDSLSKIAKQHLGDANAWKKIFEANRDVLDDPDKIFPGQTLKLPPK, encoded by the coding sequence ATGAGTACCGAGAAGAAAGCCGATTTCTCCGGCGTCAGTGCCAGCGTCGACAGTACCGCCGAGCAGGTGCCGAAGGCGGACTTCTCCGGCGTCAGCGCTTCGGTGGACAGCACCGCCGAGGTTGTCAGCGGCGGCACCTACACCGTGCAGAAGGGAGATTCGCTGTCGAAGATCGCCAAGCAGCACCTGGGCGACGCCAATGCCTGGAAGAAGATCTTCGAAGCCAACCGCGATGTGCTCGATGACCCGGACAAGATCTTCCCGGGCCAGACCCTGAAGCTGCCGCCGAAGTAA
- the queF gene encoding NADPH-dependent 7-cyano-7-deazaguanine reductase QueF (Catalyzes the NADPH-dependent reduction of 7-cyano-7-deazaguanine (preQ0) to 7-aminomethyl-7-deazaguanine (preQ1) in queuosine biosynthesis), whose amino-acid sequence MNTPQDSSLGREVSYPSQYDPGLLFPIPRSGARAEIGLDDAALPFVGHDRWHAFELSWLDPRGKPQVAVATVQVPCTSPRLIESKSFKLYLNSLNSTRIDTAEALRARIVADLSACAGAPVHVEFGLPGLRETPLGESIDGLEVEIDCYGPPQADFLAADAGQVVEETLVSALLKSNCPVTGQPDWATVSLRYRGPKIDRAGLLRYLVSYREHAEFHEQCVERIFSEVFTRCQPEWLEVEARYTRRGGLDINPWRASPGIATPAATYRELRQ is encoded by the coding sequence ATGAACACCCCACAGGATTCCAGCCTCGGTCGCGAGGTCAGTTACCCGTCGCAGTACGATCCCGGCCTGCTGTTCCCCATCCCCCGCAGCGGCGCCCGCGCCGAGATCGGCCTCGATGATGCGGCGCTGCCGTTCGTCGGCCATGACCGCTGGCATGCCTTCGAACTGAGCTGGCTCGACCCGCGCGGCAAGCCGCAGGTCGCCGTCGCCACCGTGCAGGTGCCGTGCACCTCGCCGCGGCTGATCGAATCGAAGTCGTTCAAGCTGTACCTCAACTCCCTCAACAGCACCCGCATCGACACCGCCGAAGCGCTGCGCGCACGCATCGTCGCCGACCTTTCAGCCTGTGCCGGTGCGCCGGTCCATGTGGAGTTCGGCCTGCCGGGCCTGCGCGAGACGCCGCTCGGCGAGTCGATCGACGGGCTGGAGGTGGAGATCGACTGCTATGGCCCCCCGCAGGCGGACTTCCTTGCCGCTGATGCCGGCCAGGTGGTGGAAGAGACCCTGGTCTCGGCGCTGCTGAAGTCCAACTGCCCGGTCACCGGCCAGCCGGACTGGGCCACGGTCAGCCTGCGCTACCGCGGGCCGAAGATCGACCGCGCCGGCCTGCTGCGCTATCTGGTCAGCTACCGCGAGCACGCCGAGTTCCACGAGCAGTGCGTTGAGCGGATCTTCAGCGAAGTGTTCACGCGCTGCCAGCCGGAGTGGCTGGAAGTGGAAGCGCGCTATACCCGCCGTGGTGGCCTGGACATCAATCCCTGGCGGGCCAGTCCCGGCATTGCCACCCCGGCCGCGACCTACCGCGAACTGCGCCAGTAA
- a CDS encoding M20 family metallopeptidase, which translates to MRRSLLLSALLLALPALAHAQDGQRPEVTAAAQRLQARVVEWRRDFHQHPELSNREARTSAEVAKRLRAMGLKPKTGIAHHGVVAIIEGGKPGPKIALRADMDALPVTEQTGLPFASKATDQYRGQTVGVMHACGHDAHTATLLGVAEALVSMKKDLPGQVMLIFQPAEEGAPPPEEGGAALMLKEGLFADFKPEAVFGLHVFSSVQAGQIAVRGGPLMAASDRFGIKVIGRQTHGSAPWNGVDPIVATADLVGTAQTIVSRRANLSKQPAVLTFGAINGGIRYNIIPDEVEMVGTIRTFDEGMRQQIFADLRNVAEHTAAAHGAKAVTDIYESEGNPATVNDPALTAKMLPSLQAVVGKDNVYEPPLQMGAEDFSLYAKEVPGMFFFVGSTSVGIDPATAPANHSPKFLLDEKALDVGLRALLQVSLDYLHGAGTPAG; encoded by the coding sequence ATGCGCCGTTCGCTGCTGTTGTCCGCCCTGTTGCTGGCCCTGCCGGCGCTTGCCCATGCCCAGGACGGGCAGCGCCCGGAAGTGACCGCCGCCGCACAGCGGCTGCAGGCCCGGGTGGTTGAATGGCGCCGCGATTTCCACCAGCACCCGGAGCTGTCCAACCGCGAGGCGCGCACCTCGGCCGAGGTCGCCAAGCGCCTGCGTGCGATGGGCCTGAAGCCGAAGACCGGCATCGCCCATCACGGCGTGGTGGCGATCATCGAAGGCGGCAAGCCGGGCCCGAAGATCGCGCTGCGCGCGGACATGGATGCGTTGCCGGTGACCGAGCAGACCGGCCTGCCGTTCGCCTCCAAGGCCACCGACCAGTACCGCGGCCAGACCGTGGGCGTGATGCATGCCTGCGGCCATGATGCGCACACCGCCACCCTGCTCGGCGTGGCCGAAGCGCTGGTGTCGATGAAGAAGGACCTGCCGGGCCAGGTGATGCTGATCTTCCAGCCGGCCGAGGAAGGCGCACCGCCACCGGAAGAGGGCGGTGCGGCACTGATGTTGAAGGAAGGACTGTTCGCCGACTTCAAGCCGGAGGCGGTGTTCGGCCTGCATGTGTTCTCCAGCGTGCAGGCAGGGCAGATCGCAGTGCGTGGTGGCCCGCTGATGGCCGCCTCGGACCGCTTCGGGATCAAGGTGATCGGCCGCCAGACGCACGGTTCGGCACCGTGGAATGGCGTGGACCCGATCGTGGCCACCGCCGATCTGGTCGGCACCGCGCAGACCATTGTCAGCCGCCGCGCCAACCTGTCCAAGCAGCCTGCGGTGCTGACTTTCGGCGCGATCAACGGCGGCATCCGCTACAACATCATTCCGGATGAAGTGGAGATGGTCGGCACCATCCGCACCTTCGACGAAGGCATGCGCCAGCAGATCTTCGCCGACCTGCGCAACGTGGCCGAGCATACTGCTGCCGCGCACGGCGCGAAGGCAGTGACCGACATCTACGAGTCGGAAGGCAACCCGGCGACGGTGAACGACCCGGCGCTGACCGCGAAGATGCTGCCGAGCCTGCAGGCGGTGGTCGGCAAGGACAACGTGTACGAGCCGCCGCTGCAGATGGGCGCGGAAGACTTCTCGCTGTACGCGAAGGAAGTGCCGGGCATGTTCTTCTTCGTGGGTTCGACCAGCGTGGGCATCGACCCGGCGACGGCGCCGGCCAACCATTCGCCGAAGTTCCTGCTGGATGAGAAGGCGCTGGATGTTGGGCTGCGGGCGTTGCTGCAGGTGAGCCTGGATTACCTGCACGGTGCTGGAACTCCTGCGGGCTGA
- a CDS encoding efflux RND transporter periplasmic adaptor subunit: MSRVWKIVLLVVAVLVLAVVGLRVAGGGKDKAGKPAAGARQGGEDPDAGPVPVTVVDATRQDVPVYASALGTVTAMNTVTVSPQVGGQLMSLNFREGQEVKQGDVLAVIDPRTAQASYDQAAAAKRQNEALLATARSNFQRSNAPEYRQYVAKTDLDTQRNQVAQYESAVAANEASMRSAQVQLQYTKVTAPISGIAGIRAVDAGNVVNAGTALVTLTQIHPIHVLFNLPERQLGDVRQAQAAGTVPVAALDRADSHVLSGDGKLDVVDNLISADSGTFKARAIFDNTDNGLWPGQFVNVRMQLRTIGGGVVIPTQAVLRGPDGEYVYIVQGDNTVKMQTVRSGVEVGDSQVQIAEGLKGGERVVSEGQFRLKPGSKVTALKPGETPAAPTEAELKAAEQKNGGGGGRRGGGPR; this comes from the coding sequence ATGTCACGTGTTTGGAAGATCGTGCTGCTGGTCGTGGCGGTACTGGTGCTGGCCGTGGTCGGCCTGCGCGTCGCCGGCGGAGGCAAGGACAAGGCTGGAAAACCCGCTGCGGGCGCGCGCCAGGGCGGCGAAGACCCGGATGCCGGCCCGGTGCCGGTGACCGTGGTCGACGCCACGCGCCAGGACGTGCCGGTGTACGCCAGCGCGCTGGGCACGGTGACGGCGATGAATACTGTCACCGTCAGCCCGCAGGTGGGCGGCCAGCTGATGAGCCTCAATTTCCGCGAAGGCCAGGAAGTGAAGCAGGGTGACGTGCTGGCGGTGATCGATCCGCGCACCGCGCAGGCCAGCTATGACCAGGCGGCGGCGGCCAAGCGCCAGAACGAAGCCCTGCTGGCCACCGCACGCTCCAACTTCCAGCGCTCGAACGCACCCGAGTATCGCCAGTACGTTGCCAAGACCGATCTGGATACACAGCGAAACCAAGTGGCACAGTACGAAAGCGCGGTCGCAGCGAACGAGGCCAGCATGCGCTCGGCACAGGTGCAGCTGCAGTACACCAAGGTCACCGCACCGATCTCCGGCATTGCCGGCATCCGCGCGGTCGACGCCGGCAACGTGGTCAACGCGGGTACCGCGCTGGTCACGCTGACCCAGATCCATCCGATCCACGTGCTGTTCAACCTGCCCGAGCGCCAGCTCGGCGACGTGCGCCAGGCGCAGGCGGCCGGCACGGTGCCGGTGGCCGCGCTGGACCGCGCCGATTCGCACGTGCTTTCCGGCGACGGCAAGCTGGACGTGGTCGACAACCTGATCAGCGCCGACAGCGGCACGTTCAAGGCCCGCGCGATCTTCGACAACACCGACAACGGGCTGTGGCCGGGCCAGTTCGTCAACGTGCGCATGCAGCTGCGTACCATCGGTGGCGGCGTGGTCATCCCGACCCAGGCGGTGCTGCGTGGCCCGGATGGCGAGTACGTCTACATCGTGCAGGGCGACAACACGGTAAAGATGCAGACCGTGCGCAGCGGCGTGGAAGTGGGCGACAGCCAGGTGCAGATCGCCGAAGGCCTGAAGGGTGGCGAGCGCGTGGTCAGCGAAGGCCAGTTCCGCCTGAAGCCGGGCAGCAAGGTCACCGCGTTGAAGCCGGGCGAAACGCCGGCCGCGCCGACCGAGGCCGAACTGAAGGCCGCCGAGCAGAAGAACGGTGGCGGCGGTGGCCGTCGTGGTGGCGGCCCGCGCTGA
- a CDS encoding efflux RND transporter permease subunit yields MGFSTIFIRRPIATSLLMAGLLLLGILGYRKLPVSALPEIDAPSLVVTTQYPGANATTMASLVTTPLERQFGQISGLELMTSDSSAGLSTIILQFSMDRDIDIAAQDVQAAIRQATLPSSLPYQPVYNRVNPADAAIVTLKLTSDTRPLRDVNNYADSILAQRLSQVQGVGLVSIAGNVRPAVRIQVNPAQLSNMGLTLEQLRSALTQANVNAPKGSLNGKTQSYSIGTNDQLASAAEYRDTIISYKNGRPVRLSDVADVVDGVENDQLAAWADGKPAVLLEVRRQPGANIVQTVERIRAILPQLQGVLPADVHLEIFNDRTETIRASVHEVQFTLILTIGLVVAVIFVFLRRLWATIIPSVAVPLSLAGTFAVMAFAGMSLDNLSLMALVVATGFVVDDAIVMIENIVRYIEQGKSGKEAAEIGARQIGFTVLSLTVSLVAVFLPLLLMPGVTGRLFHEFAWVLSIAVVLSMLISLTLTPMMCAYLLKPDALPEGEDAHERAAAAGKQNLWTRTVGLYEHSLDWVLGHQRLTLAVAGGALVLTVLLYVLIPKGLLPEQDTGLITGVVQADQNIAFPQMEQRTKQVAEALRQDPDVTGVSAFIGAGSMNPTLNQGQLSIVLKERSQRDGLDEILPRLQKAVAGIPGVALYLKPVQDVTLDTRVAATEYQYSLSDVDSATVATQATRLTEALRQRPELADVDNNLSNQGRALELNIDRDKASVLGVPMQTIDDTLYDAFGQRQISTIFTELNQYRVVLEVAPEFRTSTALMQQLAVASNGAGALTGTNATSFGQVTSSNSSTATGIGAQNTGITVGAGNIIPLSALAEGKVSSAPLVVSHQQQLPAVTVSFNVAPGYSLSEAVRAIQETKDSLDMPTHLHAEFIGKAAEFTGSQTDVVWLLLASLVVIYIVLGVLYESYIHPITIISTLPPAGVGALLALMLCGLSLSVDGIVGIVLLIGIVKKNGIMMVDFAIEARRAGANAHEAIRRACLLRFRPIMMTTAAAMLGALPLALGTGIGSELRRPLGIAIVGGLLLSQLVTLYTTPVIYLYMERFSEWLARRREQRALRNGSLQEPQA; encoded by the coding sequence GTGGGCTTTTCGACGATCTTCATCCGCCGCCCCATCGCCACCTCGCTGTTGATGGCGGGGCTGTTGCTGCTGGGCATCCTCGGTTACCGCAAGCTGCCGGTGTCGGCGCTGCCGGAAATCGATGCACCCAGCCTGGTGGTCACCACCCAGTACCCCGGCGCCAACGCCACCACCATGGCTTCGCTGGTCACCACGCCACTGGAGCGCCAGTTCGGGCAGATCTCCGGGCTGGAGCTGATGACCTCCGACTCCTCGGCCGGGTTGTCGACGATCATCCTGCAGTTCTCGATGGACCGCGACATCGACATCGCCGCGCAGGACGTGCAGGCGGCGATCCGCCAGGCCACCCTGCCCTCGTCGCTGCCCTACCAGCCGGTCTACAACCGGGTGAACCCGGCCGACGCGGCCATCGTCACCCTGAAGCTGACGTCTGACACGCGCCCGCTGCGCGACGTCAACAACTACGCCGACTCGATCCTGGCCCAGCGCCTGTCGCAGGTGCAGGGCGTGGGCCTGGTTTCGATCGCCGGCAACGTGCGCCCGGCGGTGCGCATCCAGGTCAACCCGGCGCAGCTGTCGAACATGGGCCTGACCCTGGAACAGCTGCGCAGCGCGCTGACCCAGGCCAATGTCAATGCGCCCAAGGGTTCGTTGAACGGCAAGACCCAGTCCTACAGCATCGGCACCAACGACCAGCTGGCCAGTGCCGCCGAGTACCGCGACACCATCATCAGCTACAAGAACGGCCGCCCGGTGCGGTTGTCCGACGTGGCCGACGTGGTCGATGGCGTGGAGAACGACCAGCTGGCCGCCTGGGCCGATGGCAAGCCCGCGGTACTGCTGGAAGTGCGCCGCCAGCCCGGCGCCAACATCGTGCAGACCGTCGAACGCATCCGCGCGATCCTGCCGCAGCTGCAGGGCGTGCTGCCGGCCGACGTGCACCTGGAGATCTTCAACGACCGCACCGAGACCATCCGCGCGTCGGTGCATGAAGTGCAGTTCACCCTGATCCTGACCATCGGCCTGGTGGTGGCGGTGATCTTCGTGTTCCTGCGCCGGTTGTGGGCCACGATCATCCCGTCGGTGGCGGTGCCGCTGTCACTGGCCGGCACTTTCGCGGTGATGGCCTTTGCCGGCATGTCGCTGGACAACCTTTCGCTGATGGCGCTGGTGGTGGCCACCGGCTTCGTGGTCGACGATGCGATCGTGATGATCGAGAACATCGTGCGCTACATCGAGCAGGGCAAGAGTGGCAAGGAGGCGGCCGAAATCGGTGCGCGCCAGATCGGCTTCACCGTGCTGTCGCTGACCGTCTCGCTGGTGGCGGTGTTCCTGCCGCTGCTGCTGATGCCTGGCGTCACCGGCCGCCTGTTCCATGAGTTCGCGTGGGTGCTGAGCATCGCCGTGGTGCTGTCGATGCTGATCTCGCTGACGCTCACCCCGATGATGTGCGCCTACCTGCTCAAGCCCGATGCCCTGCCCGAGGGCGAGGACGCGCATGAGCGCGCAGCGGCGGCCGGCAAGCAGAACCTGTGGACACGCACCGTCGGCCTGTACGAGCACAGCCTGGACTGGGTGCTGGGCCACCAGCGCCTGACCCTGGCCGTGGCCGGCGGCGCGCTGGTGCTGACCGTGCTGCTGTACGTGCTGATTCCCAAGGGCCTGCTGCCCGAGCAGGACACCGGCCTGATCACCGGCGTGGTGCAGGCCGACCAGAACATCGCCTTCCCGCAGATGGAGCAGCGCACCAAGCAGGTCGCAGAAGCACTGCGTCAGGACCCGGACGTCACCGGCGTTTCTGCATTCATCGGTGCCGGCAGCATGAACCCCACGCTCAACCAGGGCCAGCTGTCGATCGTGCTGAAGGAGCGCAGCCAGCGCGACGGCCTGGACGAGATCCTGCCACGCCTGCAGAAGGCAGTGGCAGGCATTCCGGGCGTGGCGCTGTACCTGAAGCCGGTGCAGGACGTGACCCTGGATACCCGCGTGGCTGCCACCGAGTACCAGTACTCGCTGTCGGACGTGGATTCGGCGACGGTGGCCACCCAGGCCACGCGCCTGACCGAAGCGCTGCGCCAGCGCCCGGAACTGGCCGACGTCGACAACAACCTGTCCAACCAGGGCCGCGCGCTTGAGCTGAACATCGACCGCGACAAGGCCAGCGTACTGGGCGTACCGATGCAGACCATCGATGACACGCTCTACGATGCGTTCGGCCAGCGCCAGATCTCGACCATCTTCACCGAGCTCAACCAGTACCGCGTGGTGCTGGAAGTGGCACCGGAGTTCCGCACCAGCACCGCGCTGATGCAGCAGCTGGCCGTGGCCTCCAACGGCGCCGGCGCACTGACCGGCACCAATGCCACCAGCTTCGGCCAGGTCACCTCGTCCAATTCGTCCACCGCCACCGGCATCGGCGCGCAGAACACCGGCATCACTGTCGGCGCCGGCAACATCATCCCGCTGTCGGCCTTGGCCGAGGGCAAGGTGAGTAGCGCACCGCTGGTGGTCAGCCACCAGCAGCAGCTGCCGGCGGTGACGGTCTCGTTCAACGTGGCGCCGGGCTATTCGCTGTCCGAGGCCGTGCGTGCAATCCAGGAGACCAAGGACAGCCTGGACATGCCGACCCACCTGCATGCCGAGTTCATCGGCAAGGCCGCCGAGTTCACCGGCAGCCAGACCGATGTGGTGTGGCTGCTGCTGGCCTCGCTGGTGGTGATCTACATCGTGCTGGGCGTGCTCTATGAGAGCTACATCCACCCGATCACGATCATCTCCACCCTGCCGCCGGCCGGTGTCGGTGCGCTGCTGGCGCTGATGCTGTGCGGCCTGAGCCTGTCGGTGGATGGCATCGTCGGCATCGTGCTGCTGATCGGCATCGTCAAGAAGAACGGCATCATGATGGTCGACTTCGCGATCGAGGCGCGCCGCGCCGGCGCCAACGCGCATGAAGCGATCCGTCGCGCCTGCCTGCTGCGCTTCCGCCCGATCATGATGACCACCGCCGCCGCCATGCTTGGCGCGCTGCCGCTGGCGCTGGGCACCGGCATCGGCTCGGAACTGCGCCGCCCGCTGGGCATCGCCATCGTCGGCGGCCTGCTGCTGTCGCAGCTGGTCACGCTTTACACCACGCCGGTGATCTACCTGTACATGGAGCGCTTCTCCGAGTGGCTGGCCCGCCGCCGCGAACAGCGTGCGCTGCGCAACGGTTCGCTGCAGGAGCCGCAGGCATGA